From one Plasmodium coatneyi strain Hackeri chromosome 9, complete sequence genomic stretch:
- a CDS encoding Palmitoyltransferase, translated as MNNFLSFLFVTLLSAFIYICYLYCLQNEYLNSYDRTVRIILGALSAPFFVCYYWSFVKCSFNNPGYVDTTWEANAEENNIQIEKRKIRNYTPNKYTICDKCNFLVRPERAHHCRSCKRCVLKMDHHCPWIGTCVGERNLKFFFLFLSYGLLTTVYIAITIIPKFILALQESESNKASQTLHHGALLITVCASLTMMIALVFMNCQYVYFISRNITVIESSYTDKNPYDLGTYNNWKMVFGEFKWKWFFPLTPENLYPTKDYLYPLNDIYLNINNVDMDDSFLASHNDSSKEENV; from the exons ATGAATAATTTTCtgtccttccttttcgtgaCACTTTTGAGCgccttcatttatatatgttaccTAT ACTGCCTCCAAAATGAATACCTAAACAGTTACGACCGCACCGTGCGCATAATCCTGGGAGCACTGagtgcccccttttttgtctGCTATTATTGGTCCTTTGTAAAATGCTCCTTTAACAACCCTGGATACGTGGACACCACGTGGGAAG CAAACgcagaagaaaataacatACAGATCGAAAAGCGGAAAATTAGGAATTACACGCCGAATAAGTACACCATCTGTGATAAGTGCAACTTTCTTGTGAGGCCAGAGAGGGCCCACCATTGCCGG TCCTGCAAGAGATGCGTGCTGAAGATGGATCACCATTGCCCATGGATAGGCACTTGCGTGGGAGAGAGGAACTTAaagttctttttcctctttctgtCCTACGGGCTGCTCACAACGGTGTACATTGCTATTACCATTATCCCCAAGTTTATACTGGCCCTACAAGAAAGCGAAAGTAACAAG GCCTCCCAAACGCTGCACCATGGAGCCCTGCTGATCA CTGTGTGTGCTTCCCTGACAATGATGATAGCCCTAGTCTTC ATGAACTGCCAGTACGTCTATTTCATTTCTCGTAACATCACGGTAATAGAGTCGTCGTACACGGATAAG AACCCCTATGACTTGGGCACGTACAATAACTGGAAAATG GTGTTTGGCGAATTCAAGTGGAAGtggttcttccccctcaCTCCCGAAAATCTCTACCCTACCA AAGACTACCTGTACCCGCTGAACGACATATACCTCAACATCAACAACGTCGACATGGATGACTCATTTTTAGCTAGTCATAACGATAGTTCGAAAGAGGAAAACGTTTGA